The Thermotoga caldifontis AZM44c09 genomic interval CAGAACCATCAAGGCCCGTGATCGCTCCAATTATTGCCTGCATCGGAGCGACGGCATACTTGTTCAGAGGCACTTTCTGTGCGAGCGCGTTGGCCAGATCGAAGAGCAGAGGTCTTCCCGCATCACCGAAGATCTGTTTCGCAGCACCACTGCCCATGTAGAACATGGCAGCGATGATGAAAACAGGTGCGAAGATCTTGACACCGAACATGAAACCGTCCCTGAGGAAATCGACTCCGATCTCGAGGCCTTCTCCTTTGTACTGCAGGAGCGTGAACACGAACAGCAACATCGCCGCGGTACCACCGAGCAGAGCCGTCGCATCTCCTCCACGCAGTTTCAGCGCGAGCATCAGGACGATGTCGATCAAGAAGGCGAGGGCAACCACCGCTGCTTCCACCTTCGCGAACGTGCTGAACTCTTCACTTTTGGCTTTCATGACGCTTTCTCCAAAAAGCTCGATGTCCTTGCGCGGATCGTAGTTCTTGTTCGCCTTCATGGTCCAGAAGTATGCCAGCGGGATCGACACCACCGCGTAGACGATGATCAGAGGTACCATCGCGACCATGACTTCTCCAACGCCTATCCCCGCAGCCTTTGCAGTCAGTGTTGGTGCGCCCTGAATGACGAAGTCTGTAGTGAGGGACACACCGTAAGCGAACATCGCGATCGCCACACCGGCACCGACTGGAGAGAGACCAGCGCTGACGGCCACGGGAACGAGCAAGCTACCGATCAGTGCCACAGAAGGCGTGGGCCAGATGAACAGTGCCAGGATCGCCGTGATGATACCCACGAACCAGAACGCAGACCTCGGGCCCTTGATCGGTTTGCCGAGCGTTCTGATCAGCACAGCTGCCGCTCCACTCTTCTCCATCTGCTTCGAGAGCGCCACCATGAGCGAGATAACGACCACGATACCGAGCAGTTCCACACCTGCGACGACGATCGCGTTGAACACGGACTGGATGGCTCCGATGAACGATTTTGTGACCGCCCAGCCGATGAGCAGTGCTCCGAGCAGACAGATCAGTGGTGTGTCTTTTCGCAGAAACATGGTCACGAGTACCAGTACCATGAAGACGAGGTACAGCCAGTGAGCCAGCGTCAATTCCACCACGCGAACGCCACCCCCTCACACCAGTTTGGTGTTGAAGATGTTGCTCATATTGGCTTCACGCACCCTTTTCTTGATCTGTTCAATGTCGGTCGTGTAGAGACCTTTCTGGACCATGCGTTTGAAATAGATCGAACCTGAAAAGGTGTACTTGTACTGGCGGCCTTCCTCTTTTTTCATCTCTTCGATCACGTGGTTGACGAAGTCTCCGACCGCAAGTTCATCAGGATATCTGAGCAATTTCTCACCGACGGCTTTCCTCACCGCGTTGTGACCCGCCAGCGTACCGGTGACGATCGCCTCGGTGTGTCCCACCATCGCCCCGGCCTTTTCACCGGCACAGAACAGATTGTCAACCGGACCTATCGCCTGCAGTTCGGGCGTACAGTTGGCAAAACCGAAGTACCTCATAGAATTACCTTTCCCACCGGCGATGGGATCTTCGTAGCGGGCCTTTTCCATTCCGGGGATCTTTCGAAGCTGTTCGAGTGGGAAGAAAGGAGTCATCAGCTTCACGGGACCCGTATCGAGCAGAACCAAATTTTCTACGAATTCTGGCAGTGCGTACTGCTGACACGCCTTCATGCTCAAAAGCTTTTCTTCTTCTCTCACTTCCGGAGGCACTGGTACGAGCGCGCATCCTTTCTCTTCGAGCTCCTTCACGATACCCGGATCAATGGAGTCTTTGACGAGTTTACAAGACCCACTCATGGCACCAACGCTGCCGTTGGGCTGTTTACCAACCCACTCTTCCACTCCAACCTTCGTCGTGATGCTGACTCTCGGGCCGAAACTGTGGCACCTGAGAATGCACATGGCACAGCCGTTACCGTACTTCGTGCAGTTGGCCGGTACGGCAGAAGTGCCCGTTGCGTCGACGAACGTATCTCCATGGATCGGTTCATGCTTCTCGACCACAACACAAACGATCCTGTTGCCTTCCTTCGCCGCGTCTATGACGCGTGCGTTCGTGAGGATCTGAACACCGAGGTTTATGAGGTACTCTCGAACCGCTGGTTCGATCTTGTAGACGTTGTACAGACTCGCGTGCTTGTGGCCGGGAAATTCAACGTTCTTGTGGATGGCGCACCTGTCCATCACGCTGAAGATGTCCGCACCCATCTCCAGCATCTCTTCGGCAGCCGTGAATCTGCCGTTGTTTCTGAAAATGCCTCCAACCAAGCCTGTGCCGAGCAACATGTCCGTCCTTTCGATGAGGATGACCTCTGCTCCAGCTTTACGTGCGGCCGCGGCGGCCGCACAACCACCCCACCCTCCTCCGACCACGACTACCCTCGGTGCCCTCGCCATGGGACCACCCCATCACAGAACATTGGAATATTTAGCGACGATCTCTATGAGCTTGACGAGACCTCTGACCGCGAGTCTTGTTTTGTCTTCAATGATATCACCATTTTCATCCGTCGTGCCGAGTCCGAGTGAGATGAATATGTTTCCATCGTACGCGATCGTTTGAATGATGCCCATCGCATCGGTGCCGATCTGGAGTATGTTCGTGCCCGCGTACATGTCCTCGATCGGGAAGATCGGGAACGGTACACCCTTTTCCCAGCAATCGTCGTAGTTGATTTCCACGGCGCCCGAGTTGTAACTCTTGGAGATCTTGAAGATGTGTCTGATGCGGGCATCGAGGTTGGAGAACTCTTCCACGGTGATTTCGTAGAGTCTGTCGACGTTCCTTTTGAACTTGTCAGCCTTGTTCCTCAGGGCTTTCAGGGCGGCGATGGCCCCTGCGAGCGCTTCCTTGCCCGGGTCGAACGTCACGTACGCGGCCTTACCGTAGCTCGACGGCGTACCGTATCTGTCGCCGTGTGTACCCATCGCCCTCCTTATCTGCACCATGACTTCCTCTCTTCCGATGATCAAGCCACAGGTCGGAGCTCCCGCAGCTTTGTCCATGCTGTAGGTTATGACCCACGCGCCGATCTTTCTCGGATCAGTTCCGATGAAAGGCACACCCCAGGCGTTGTCCACGATGTACGGCACGTTGAACTCTTCTGCGAGCTCTCCGAGTCTTTTTTGCAGTATGGGTACGCCCTCTTCGTCTTTTTCTCCGTAGCCGTAACCGATTGTGTCGTATCCGAGCGATGAGAAACCGGCAAGCATTTCTATGTGCTGTTCCGCAACTTTTCTTATTCGCTTCGCCGTTTCCTCTGCCTTGACACCGCTCAGAAGGATCGCTGGATGGTACTTTATTCCGTGCACCGTGTAGCGTGCGCCAGCCATGGGAACTATGATGACGTCGACATTCTCAAGTCTCTTCCCGTAGAAACCCAGCTCGCCCGCAGTGCAGCCCCTGTCTGCAAATATGTCCTTGTACCGTGGCGGGAAGGGTCTGCCGTAGCCTCCATGGTGGTGAAGGTGTCTTTCGTAAGGTACGATGTAGCGGGTTCTGTAATTGTCACCCCTGCCTGTGAACGGTGGGGACACCAGCACGTCGAAGCTGAGCCACAGCGCCGCCTCACAGGTGCTGACCAAAAGTGCATCGTAATCGTCGCCGTAATAATCCTTGACGATGTCTCTGATCTCGTCGGCGAAGACTTTGTTCGGAATCACCTCGCGTGCCACGGCGCTGATCGCCTCGTCCACCTCTCTGGTCACGAGACCGTGGCAACCGGATATCGCGCCGGTGAGTCCGAACTTCCCTCTCCAGTCTTTGGGAATTCCTATCTCGTCCGCGGCCTTCTTAGCTTCTTCCAGAATCTTCGGCAGAGACTGTTTCAAATGCCTGTACAGATGATATCTGTACTTGAACATGCTCATCCCTCCTTGTAGAAAACGACACTCTCACCGATTTGAAGTCCCAGTTCTTCTCCACTCATCAACTGATCCGAGTAGATCACGATGTTCTCGTGGTTGGGCATGTGTGTCTCATCGAAACCGACGAGCGTTCCAAGGCGCCTGCCGTCGCTCAGCTCGACCTGATCCTTCGATACTACGACGCCTCCCTGGACGATCTCAATGAAAGCAACGTACGCGATGCGGTTCACCACTTTTCCGGGAGCCGCTTCTCTCTCGTCTGTCATGATCAGCTCGTGAATTTCTCCCACTTTCAACGCCCTCGAACGGGGCTCAATAATGTTGAGGTTCCTGTTTTCCAGCCTTCCTCTGAGAACGGCCACGATCCTGCCAACGACGGGTTGTTTCTTCGCGTACGGATCGAAATTCAACATTCCTGCAGAGTATGGTTCTTTCATGCTTTGGCCCCCTTGGCCGCTATGACCTCGATCTCGACGTGCGCGTTTCTGGGGAGCGCCGAGACTTCCACGAAAGATCTTGCAGGTTTGTGCGTGCTGAAGTATTCGCTGTAAACTTCGTTGATGGCGGAGAAATTCGAGATGTCGTCGGTGAACACCGTGACTTTGACAACGTTGCTCAGGTCACAGCCAGCCGCGGCCAGGATCGCCTTGATGTTTTCAAAAACTCTCCTGGTTTGATTCTTTATATCCCCATCGACGAGCTGTCCCGTTTCTGGATCGAGCGGTATCTGACCCGAGACGAACACGAAGCCGTTCGCTTTCACTGCCTGAGAGTAAGGTCCTATGGCCTTGGGGGCGGCATCGGTCTGGATGATTTTCACCGTCAGCACCTCCTTCAGATCATTATTGAGTCACCTTTTCTTCTCGCTTCTCTCAGATACGCGTACACCGTGAACTTGGAGTTTCCAAGTTCCTGAGCGAGCATTTCCACAGCACCTTTCAGCAGGAAGAATCCTTTCTCGTCGAGTTTCTTTATCACGGCGAGCTTCTCTTCCTTGCTGGCGAACCTGAGAGGCTTTCCTGTGAGACTCTTTACCTCCTGCATAGCTTCGGCGAGGAGTTCTTCAACCTTACTGGCGAACCTTTCTTCCTTAGCTCCGGTGATCTCTTCGAGGTTCTGAAACTTCAAATGCTGCTCCGCAAATTCCTTCACGATGAGCGCCTTGGTCGTGTCGTAGTTGATGCAGAGAAAACCAACGATTTCGCCGGCTTCGTCCCTTATGAACACGGTGGTCGAACGGAGTTTTTTCCCTTCCCTCGTCCGCGTCATGTAGTTCGCGACGTAATCCACGTTCCTGAACCTGGGCGATCTCAAGAGGTACAGTCCGAAGTCCGTGAGGGGAGAACCGACGCTTCTGCCCGTCACATGGCCGTTCTCTATGGCCACGACGGAATGCTCCGGATCGGAAACGTCGTGCAGTACCACTTCGTAATCCGGCCCCAGCGTTTCGGCGAGCGCTTTCACCATCGGAACGAACGCCTTGAGGATCGGGTGCAGCCTCTTCATCGCAACCCCTCCCGAGTATACAATGAATTGGTATATAGTACAACTTTTTGTTGGACGAGATACAACAAATTATTTGAAGCTCCAGCGAGATCTTTCACTATATTCAAACACGGTTCACCCAATTCTGTGAAAAATAACCCACAATCATCAAAAACCGTGTGAGATAATCTTGATTGGGAGGTGCCATGGTGCGCGCAGAACTTTACAGGTTCAAGTACGAATCACTCTGCAAAGCTATAAAACCAGTTCTGGAGAAAAAGGGTTTTGAGGTGTACATCGCGGAGGACGAAAAGCAGGTGCTGGAACACGTTGAAAGGCTCATACCTGCTGGATCAACCGTGAGTTCGGGTGGTTCCGTCACGCTCGTGGAAACAGGTGTTCTCGATCTGCTCAGGTCCGGCAAATACAACTTCCTCGACAGGTACAGCGCACCGGACAGGAGAGCCATCGAACTCGAAGCCTTCAAAGCGGATTACTATTTATGCAGTGCGAACGCCATCACCATGGATGGAGAACTCGTGTTCATGGATGGTGGGGGAAACAGGGTCGCGGCTGTAACGTACGGTCCGAAGAACGTCATCCTGATCGTCAGTGCCAACAAGATCGTGGAAGACCTGGACGCGGCGAGAGAGAGGATCAGATACATCGCTCCTATGAACGCAAAGAGATTGTCTCTCTCCACCCCGTGCGCGGTGACAGGCATCTGCCAGGATTGTGATTCTCCGCAGAGGATATGCAGACATTATCACATCGTTCACGATTCGAAAAATCAACCTGGAAGGATAAAGATCATTTTGACGATAAAGGAATTGGGTCTGTGAGTGATCAGGATGGATAAGAAATGGCTGGAGCTGCTCGAAAGGCTGGTCAACACCGATACAGGGTTCGACCTGGACAACTCTGCGAAGCTCGAAAGAACCCAGTTCGTGGCTGATATTTTGAAAGATTATGGTTTCCACGTTCATCGTGAGAGTGCCGCACACGTGGCTTTGAAAGGTAAACCACCTTATCTAACGCTCATAGGTCATCTCGATACGGTCTTCAAGGAAGGTGAGGCGAGTCGAAGACCGTTCACGTTGCAGGACAACGTTGCAAGAGGACCGGGCGTTGCGGACATGAAAGGTGGTGCCGTGTTGCTCGTCGCAGTGGTTGAAGAGGCGATGAGAAAGAATCTGGATGGTTTGTGCGTCGTTCTGAACGTCGACGAAGAGCTGGGTTCGAAGGAGAGCAGAGAGACGTTCGAAAAATACGCCAGGGAGAGTGTTTGCTGTCTTTCCTTCGAACCTGGAGGGATTCACAAAGAACTGGTCGCTTCGAGAAAGGGTATCGCGTCGCTCAACATCGAAGTGAAGGGTGTCAAAGGACACGCTTCGAGACTGGAAGAAGGAGCCAACGCGATCGTCGAAGCGTCTTACAAGGTCTGTGAACTCTATTCGCTCAACGGTCACATCGGTGGCCTGACCGTCAATCCAACGATCATGAACGGTGGTGAGAAATCGAACATAACACCCGATCTGTGCAGGATCTACTGCGATGTGAGATTCTCAAACATTGAGGAACTCAGAGAATTCGAAAAGAGGCTGGTCGAGATAGTTAGCGAGAATCGTATAGAACGGACCTCTTGTACTTACAGTCTCATCGAGAGAAGGCCTCCCATGCTGTTCATGGATGAGATGAAGTGCGCACTCGAAAAGGTTTTTCAAAACCTTGGCAAGCGTTTCGAGCTGGAACATTCCAGTGGAGGAGCAGATGGGGCCTTCTTCACCGCGTTCGGAGTGCCGACGCTGGATGGGCTTGGACTGTGCGGTGGAAGGTTCCATTCCGAAGAAGAATTCGCACTCATCGACAGTTTCGAAGACCGTGTGAGTTTGGCGGTTGAACTGCTCGAATACTTCGATCAGAGAAGGAGGTGAGAGAATGAAGTTTGTCGATACCACGCTCAGGGATGGTCATCAATCGCTCATCGCCACGCGCATGTCTACGAGCGACATGCTCCCCGCGCTCGAGGCGATGGACCAAGTGGGTTTCTATTCGCTCGAGATGTGGGGAGGCGCGACCTTCGATGTGGCGGTGAGGTTCCTCAACGAAGATCCCTGGGAGCGTTTGCGAAAGATCAGGGAGAAAATCAAAAACGCGAAGCTTCAGATGCTCCTCAGGGGTCAGAACCTGGTGGGTTACAGGCACTACGCGGACGACACGGTGAGACTCTTCGTGAGAAAGATGGCTGAAAACGGAATGGACATCGTCAGAGTCTTCGATGCGCTCAACGACGAACGCAACCTGATGGTGGCCATAGACGAAGCGAAGAAGTGCGGTATGCACGTACAAGGAGCCATTTCTTACACGGTGAGTCCCGTGCACACGCTCGAGTACTATCTGGACTACGCTGAAAAGCTCGTCGAACTCGGAGTGGATTCCATCTGTATAAAGGATATGGCGGGCTTGCTCAGCCCCAGGGACGCGTACAGGCTGGTGAAGGCACTCAAAGAAAGGTTCGCCCTGCCCGTGGACGTTCATTCGCACTGCACCTGCGGTCTCGCACCACTCAATTACCAGGCTGCCATCGATGCTGGTGCGGACATCATAGACACGGCACTTTCTCCTTTCGCACTCGGTACTTCCCAGCCACCGTTCGAACCCATCTACTATTCTTTGAGCAAAGAGGGCCTGCTCCCGCCACCGAAATGGGACCTGCTGGCCTTTTTGAACGAGCACTTCACGAAGGTGAGACAGAAATACGCACAGTACGATGTGAACATGACGAGTATAGATTTCCGTGTTCTTCAGGCCCAGGTGCCTGGAGGCATGTATTCGAACATGATAAAGCAGTTGCAGGAACAGAAGATGCTCCACAAACTCTCTCAGGTGCTCGAGGAAATACCGAGGGTGCAGAAAGATCTGGGTTATCCTCCGTTGGTCACACCAACCAGCCAGATCGTCGGTGTTCAGGCCGTGCTCAACGTGCTCACCGGGGAGAGGTACGCGAAGGTGACGCGCGAAGTGAGGGATTACGTGAAGGGTTTGTACGGAAGGCCTCCGGCACCGATCGATCCGGAGCTTGTTAAAAAGATCCTGGGTGACGAGAAGCCCATAGACGTGAGACCGGGAGAGATCATAGAACCTGAGGTCGAGAAGGCCAGACAGCAGATAGGATTGCTCGCGAGGAACGATGAAGACCTTCTGATCTACATCATCCTCGGTGAAGTCGGCAAGAAGTTCTTGCAGAAACGGTACTTCGATCAATTGAGGATCGACCTCGAGCTGGTTAAGGAGTTGGAAGCTCCCGTGCATCCAGTATGATCGTAGGTATCGGTGTCGACGTCGTCGATATTGAAAGGATCGATGAAAAGCTTTCGACGAGGATCCTTGGCGAATTCGAGCTGAGAGAGTTTGAATCCACCACCAACAAGAAACAGTTCTTAGCGTCGCGTTTCGCCGCGAAGGAAGCGTTTTTCAAGGCGCTCGGCACAGGCGTCAGGGATTTTTCCTTCAAGGACGTGGAAGTGGTACACGACAAGTTTGGAAAACCCGTGCTGCTTTTCCACAGAGATGTGCACTTCAATTTCGTGCATGTGAGTCTGTCTCACGATAGGGTCGCAATGGCGATGGTCGCGCTCGAGGAGAACGAAGGTCACATCTACATAGCGCTCGGTTCGAACCTGGGTGATAGGCTGAAGAACATCGAACGTGCCTGCCATCTGATGGAATCTTCGAACATAAAAATATTGAAAGCTTCACCCATTTATCTGACGAAACCGTACGGTTTTGTCGATCAGCCAGATTTTTTCAACTGCGTCGTGGAGGTTCAAACACGACTCAGCCCCTTCCAGTTGCTTGATACGCTTCTCGAGATAGAGAGAGCCATGGGCAGAGTCAGAGAAAGGAAATGGGGGCCGAGGACGATAGATCTGGACATCATCCTGTATGGAAATCTCGTTCTGAAAACAGAAAAGCTCACGATACCCCACTACGATTTGGTCAACAGACAGTTCGTGCTCAGACCACTTTTGGACATCGCCGATGTGGATCACCCACTCGAAGGAAAACTGAGCAGCTTCCTGAGAGAAGGTGAAGGATGTCAACTGATGACGAGATTCTGGCTCAGTTGATGGAAATCGAAGCCGAACTCGACAGAGCGCTGGAACAGGAAGATTTCGAACGCATGAACATGCTTTTAGAACAGCGCGAGATGCTGCTCAGGATGCTTTCGAAGATTCCAGAAGAACTCGCAAACAGGATAATCGAAGCTGACAACAGGAGGATGGAAAAACTGAAAGCCTTCATGGAAGCTATGAAGAATCAGGCGCTTCAAACTCGAATCTCGCAGAACGCTCTGAAAAGTTACTCTCCTCGGCAGAACGATCCGAGCTTCGACGAAAGAAAATGAAAGCGGGGCTTTCGCCCCGCTTTCTTCATGGATATATGCCTCTCAGTTTCACGGCCTTCGCCACTCTGTCGATCGCCACGATGTAGGCTGCCGTTCTGAAATCTGTGTTGTACTTTTCTTTCGTCTTCGCCACCTCGGCGAACGCGGCCCTCATCATCTTGGCGAGCTTGTTTCTCACGTCGTCCAGATCCCAGAAGAACGACTGCAGATCCTGCACCCACTCGAAGTAGGAAACGGTCACTCCACCCGCGTTGGCCAAAATGTCTGGGATGATCGTGACACCTTTCGAGCGCAGGATCCTGTCCGCTTCGGGTGTGACTGGTCCGTTCGCACCTTCCACGATGAGTTTGGCCTTGATTTTGTCTGCGTTCTGTTCGGTGATGGCGTTCTCCAGAGCGGCCGGGATGAGTATGTCCACGTCGAGTTCGAACAGTTCCTCATGCTTGATCCTCTGGGCTTTCGGGTAACCTTCGATGAGTCCCTTGTTGCTGTCTCTGTAAGCGATCAGATCGTTGATGTCCAGTCCTTTTGGATCGTAGTAAGCAGCCGAAACGTCGCTGACGGCGACGATCTTCGCACCGAAGTCTTCCTGGAGTACCTTCGCGGAGAACGAACCCACGTTACCGAAACCCTGCACCGCCACCGTGGCCTTAGAGATGTCCTTACCCAGCAGTTTGCAGGCCTCCGCTGTCACCACCGCAACGCCTCTACCCGTCGCTTCGTTTCTTCCGACTGAACCTCCCAGCTCCACGGGCTTACCCGTCACGACACCGAGTGCGGTGTAACCCACGTGCATACTGTAGGTGTCAAGGTACCACGCCATGACCTGCGGGTTCGTGTTCACATCCGGTGCTGGTATGTCCTTGTGTGGACCGACGAACTGTGATATCTCGAAGAAGAATCTTCGAGACAATCTTTCGAGTTCGCCCTTCGACAGTTTGGACGGGTCAACCTTCACACCGCCCTTGCCGCCACCGTACGGCAGGTTGAGCAACGAGCATTTCCACGTCATCCAGAAAGCGAGCGTTTGAACTTCGTCGAGCGTCACGTTCGGATGGTACCTTATACCACCCTTGGCTGGACCGAGCGCCGTGTTGTGCTGACATCTGTAACCGACGAACATTTCGACTCTGCCATCGTCCATGAGAACTGGAAATTCCACGATTATGGTGCGCTGAGGTCTTTCGAGGAATTTCTGAATGTTGGGATCCAGTTGCATGACACGGGCAGCGTTCCTGAAGACCTCAAGCGCCTGTTCATAAAGAGACCTTTCCATCGAAGGACCTCCCTTCACGTAGGGTGGATGGAGCTCATCGGGTCATTCGTGAATTAGTTCACAATTGAATTTTACCACCAACTCCAGGATAATGAAAGTCTCGCAAAACCAGACTTTTGCCTTTATTCGGTTTCTAAACGTAACGAAACGTGTCTTATCTTTCTAATCTCTTTGAAGCTCGAGTATGCACACGTATGCTCTATTTGTTACCGGATCATTCAACTCTTGACCAGAAGGCTTCAATGATGATAATCTAATATTACGGAGGTGGTACTGTGAGGAAGTTTCTGATCGTGGTGCTGGTTCTCACGGCGTTCTTGGTCTTCGCACAGGCGAAACTGACCATATGGTGCTCGGAAAAGCAGGTCGACATACTCCAGAGACTCGGCGAAGAATTCAAAGCGAAATACGGGGTCACGGTGGAAGTGCAGTACGTCAACTTTTCGGACATCAAGCCGAAGTTCTTGACGGCCGCGCCTGAAGGTCAGGGTGCGGACATCATCGTCGGTGCACACGACTGGGTTGGGGAACTCGTTGCCAACGGCTTGCTCGAACCGATTCCGAATTTCCAAGAGCTGTCGCAGTTCTTCTCGAGTGGTTTGAGCGCTTTCTCTTACGGTGGTAGGCTCTACGGTCTTCCGTACGCGCTCGAAGCCATCGCGCTGATCTACAACAAAGATTACGTGCCTGAGCCACCGAAGACCGTCGAGGAAATGATCAAGCTCGCGAAGCAGATCGATCAGGAATTCGCCGGTGAAGTGAGAGGGCTCATCTTTCCACCGACGACGTTCTATTACGTGGTACCGTTCATATTCGGTTACGGTGGATACGTCTTCAAAGACACGCCGACCGGGCTCGATGTCAAGGACATAGGGCTGGCGAACGAAGGGGCCATAAAAGCTGCCAGACTCCTCAAGCGTTTGGTGGACGAGAAGATCATAGATCCCGCGGACAACTACCAGATCATGGATTCGATGTTCAAAGAGGGCAAGGCTGCGATGATAATCAACGGACCGTGGGCGATCAAGGACTACAGGGATGCCGGCATCGATTACGGAGTCGCTCTGATACCTGAACCTGAACCGGGCGTTGTGGCCAGGCCGTTCGTCGGAGTGCAGGGCTTCATGGTCAACTCCAAGTCGCCGAACAAACTGCTGGCGATAGAGTTCCTGACCAACTTCATCGCCAAGAAAGACACCATGTACAGACTGTACCTCGCAGACCCAAGGCTTCCCGCGAGGAAGGACGTGCTGGAGCTCGTCAAGGATAATCCCGACGTGGTCGCGTTCACTCTGAGCGCGGGCAACGGCATACCCATGCCGAACGTGCCGCAGATGGGATTCGTCTGGGGTGCGATGGACGACGCCCTGAACCTTATAGTCAACGGTAAAGCCACTCCAGAGGAAGCCATGAAGAACGCCGTCGAAAGGATTAAAGCACAGATTCAATGAGATCTTGCCCGGGGCTCACGCCCCGGGTTTTTGGAGGCGGGCGTGTGATCGGACTGAAGAGGTTCTTGAGTCTTTGCTTCATCGGGCTTTTGAACGTCTTCTTTTTTTGGATCGCCTTTTTCCTCCTCAGCAACGCCTATTACGTGCTGGGTGCATTCTTTCTGGGGCTCGTTTTTTTGATCGATTTCTTCATCTTCAATCCGAAGGGTTATCCTTACAGGTACGTTGCCCCGGCGCTGGTTTTACTCACCATACTGGTCATCTATCCCATCTACTTCACCGTGAAGACCGCTTTCACCAACTACGGAACGGGACACTACATGTCCAAGGAAGAGGCGATCGAAAGATTGCTGTACGATCCGGTGTACACGTATCAGATCGAGGACGAAGCCGTCGAATACAAAGTCTTCCTCGCCTACGACGGTCTGACACCGATCTACGATGACTTCTTACTGCTGTTCAAGATAAATGGAGAAATCTTCATAGCGGAAAAACCCGTACCGGTGAAGAAAAAGGGAAGAGAAGTCCTTTTGAGTGAAGCTCAACTCTCAGCTGTTGAGGGTACAGATTATCA includes:
- a CDS encoding DUF6917 domain-containing protein — encoded protein: MKEPYSAGMLNFDPYAKKQPVVGRIVAVLRGRLENRNLNIIEPRSRALKVGEIHELIMTDEREAAPGKVVNRIAYVAFIEIVQGGVVVSKDQVELSDGRRLGTLVGFDETHMPNHENIVIYSDQLMSGEELGLQIGESVVFYKEG
- a CDS encoding helix-turn-helix transcriptional regulator; translated protein: MKRLHPILKAFVPMVKALAETLGPDYEVVLHDVSDPEHSVVAIENGHVTGRSVGSPLTDFGLYLLRSPRFRNVDYVANYMTRTREGKKLRSTTVFIRDEAGEIVGFLCINYDTTKALIVKEFAEQHLKFQNLEEITGAKEERFASKVEELLAEAMQEVKSLTGKPLRFASKEEKLAVIKKLDEKGFFLLKGAVEMLAQELGNSKFTVYAYLREARRKGDSIMI
- a CDS encoding FAD-dependent oxidoreductase, translated to MARAPRVVVVGGGWGGCAAAAAARKAGAEVILIERTDMLLGTGLVGGIFRNNGRFTAAEEMLEMGADIFSVMDRCAIHKNVEFPGHKHASLYNVYKIEPAVREYLINLGVQILTNARVIDAAKEGNRIVCVVVEKHEPIHGDTFVDATGTSAVPANCTKYGNGCAMCILRCHSFGPRVSITTKVGVEEWVGKQPNGSVGAMSGSCKLVKDSIDPGIVKELEEKGCALVPVPPEVREEEKLLSMKACQQYALPEFVENLVLLDTGPVKLMTPFFPLEQLRKIPGMEKARYEDPIAGGKGNSMRYFGFANCTPELQAIGPVDNLFCAGEKAGAMVGHTEAIVTGTLAGHNAVRKAVGEKLLRYPDELAVGDFVNHVIEEMKKEEGRQYKYTFSGSIYFKRMVQKGLYTTDIEQIKKRVREANMSNIFNTKLV
- a CDS encoding RidA family protein, yielding MKIIQTDAAPKAIGPYSQAVKANGFVFVSGQIPLDPETGQLVDGDIKNQTRRVFENIKAILAAAGCDLSNVVKVTVFTDDISNFSAINEVYSEYFSTHKPARSFVEVSALPRNAHVEIEVIAAKGAKA
- a CDS encoding transporter permease, which gives rise to MVELTLAHWLYLVFMVLVLVTMFLRKDTPLICLLGALLIGWAVTKSFIGAIQSVFNAIVVAGVELLGIVVVISLMVALSKQMEKSGAAAVLIRTLGKPIKGPRSAFWFVGIITAILALFIWPTPSVALIGSLLVPVAVSAGLSPVGAGVAIAMFAYGVSLTTDFVIQGAPTLTAKAAGIGVGEVMVAMVPLIIVYAVVSIPLAYFWTMKANKNYDPRKDIELFGESVMKAKSEEFSTFAKVEAAVVALAFLIDIVLMLALKLRGGDATALLGGTAAMLLFVFTLLQYKGEGLEIGVDFLRDGFMFGVKIFAPVFIIAAMFYMGSGAAKQIFGDAGRPLLFDLANALAQKVPLNKYAVAPMQAIIGAITGLDGSGFSGLPLVGTLAGGLAPVAKVKTSVLAALGQLTAVNCGGGTIVPWALIAVAAVCKTKPEEIARKNFVPVILGYVAATIVAMILM
- a CDS encoding lactate utilization protein, producing the protein MRAELYRFKYESLCKAIKPVLEKKGFEVYIAEDEKQVLEHVERLIPAGSTVSSGGSVTLVETGVLDLLRSGKYNFLDRYSAPDRRAIELEAFKADYYLCSANAITMDGELVFMDGGGNRVAAVTYGPKNVILIVSANKIVEDLDAARERIRYIAPMNAKRLSLSTPCAVTGICQDCDSPQRICRHYHIVHDSKNQPGRIKIILTIKELGL
- a CDS encoding pyruvate carboxylase subunit B; the encoded protein is MKFVDTTLRDGHQSLIATRMSTSDMLPALEAMDQVGFYSLEMWGGATFDVAVRFLNEDPWERLRKIREKIKNAKLQMLLRGQNLVGYRHYADDTVRLFVRKMAENGMDIVRVFDALNDERNLMVAIDEAKKCGMHVQGAISYTVSPVHTLEYYLDYAEKLVELGVDSICIKDMAGLLSPRDAYRLVKALKERFALPVDVHSHCTCGLAPLNYQAAIDAGADIIDTALSPFALGTSQPPFEPIYYSLSKEGLLPPPKWDLLAFLNEHFTKVRQKYAQYDVNMTSIDFRVLQAQVPGGMYSNMIKQLQEQKMLHKLSQVLEEIPRVQKDLGYPPLVTPTSQIVGVQAVLNVLTGERYAKVTREVRDYVKGLYGRPPAPIDPELVKKILGDEKPIDVRPGEIIEPEVEKARQQIGLLARNDEDLLIYIILGEVGKKFLQKRYFDQLRIDLELVKELEAPVHPV
- a CDS encoding M20/M25/M40 family metallo-hydrolase; this translates as MDKKWLELLERLVNTDTGFDLDNSAKLERTQFVADILKDYGFHVHRESAAHVALKGKPPYLTLIGHLDTVFKEGEASRRPFTLQDNVARGPGVADMKGGAVLLVAVVEEAMRKNLDGLCVVLNVDEELGSKESRETFEKYARESVCCLSFEPGGIHKELVASRKGIASLNIEVKGVKGHASRLEEGANAIVEASYKVCELYSLNGHIGGLTVNPTIMNGGEKSNITPDLCRIYCDVRFSNIEELREFEKRLVEIVSENRIERTSCTYSLIERRPPMLFMDEMKCALEKVFQNLGKRFELEHSSGGADGAFFTAFGVPTLDGLGLCGGRFHSEEEFALIDSFEDRVSLAVELLEYFDQRRR